ACGTTCCTGCGGCGGGCCCTCGGTGCCGGAGGGCGTCAGCTGCCGACGCCGGCCGAGGCCGAATCGGTGCTGTCGATACCCACGTACGACATGGCGCCCTGGAACAGCGCCTCGGACGGTTTCCGCAATCACCTCGAAGGGTGGCGGGGCGTCAATCTGCACAACCGCGTCCACGTCTGGGTCGGCGGGCAGATGGCCACCGGGGTGTCCCCCAACGACCCGGTGTTCTGGCTGCACCACGCGTACATCGACAAACTGTGGGCCGAGTGGCAGCGGCGGCACCCCGGCTCCGGCTATCTGCCGGCCGCGGGCACGCCGAACGTGATCGACCTGCGCGAGACGATGAGGCCGTGGCACGACACGAGCCCGGCGGATCTGCTGGACCACACGGCGCACTACACGTTCGACGCCTGACGCCCAGGGGTGTTGCGGGCTGTCAGTGGCCGATGGCGGCCAGGGCGGCGGTGTACTGGTCGTCGGTGACGGGTTCCAGCCAGGTGGTGCCGTCCCCGCTCTCGTCACCGACGACCAGGGCGATGTGGGCCATGAGGGTGGTGTCGGTGGCGCCGTGCCAGTGCTCCTCGCCGGCGGGCACTTGACGGTCTCACCGGCGGTGATCCGCACCACGTCGCCGTCGCGGGTGCCGACCAGGCCGACGCCGTCGGTGATGTACAGGACCTGGCCCTTGGCGTGGGAGTGCCAGTTCGTCCGGGCACCGGGGGTGAAGCGCACCAGCGCGGACGCCAGGCGGGCCGGATCGGAGGGCGCCTCGATCGGGTTCAGGTAGACCTCGCCGGTGAAGCGCTCGGCCGGGGCCTTGACGGTGGGGGTTTCCGTGATGTGTTCCACGACTGTTCTCCTTGATCCGAAGAGGTGGCCGGGTGCGGGGGAGGCCGGGCGGCCCGGGGCGTCAGGACGCCAGCTCGTCGGCGATCTTCTTCAGCTGGTTGATCGCGGTCATGGCGTTGGGCCAGCCGGCGTAGAAGGCCAGGTGCGTGATCGCCTCGGACAGCTCTTCCACCGTGAGCCCGTTCTCCAGCGCCACAGCCAGGTGGTACGGCAGCTGCTCGCTGCGGTACAGCGCGGCAAGCACGCTGACCGTCACCAGGCTCCGGTCCCGCGGGGACAGTTCAGCGCGTTCCC
The genomic region above belongs to Streptomyces coeruleorubidus and contains:
- the melC2 gene encoding tyrosinase MelC2 gives rise to the protein MTVRKNQSALTADEKRRFVAALLELKRSGRYDEFVTTHNAFIVSDTDDGERTGHRSPSFLPWHRRFLLEFERALQSVDASVALPYWDWTVDRSPRSSLWAPDFLGGTGRERDGRVTDGPFSASSGNWPINVRVDGRTFLRRALGAGGRQLPTPAEAESVLSIPTYDMAPWNSASDGFRNHLEGWRGVNLHNRVHVWVGGQMATGVSPNDPVFWLHHAYIDKLWAEWQRRHPGSGYLPAAGTPNVIDLRETMRPWHDTSPADLLDHTAHYTFDA
- a CDS encoding carboxymuconolactone decarboxylase family protein produces the protein MAKQSAPQELTQIAPKLVEVTNHVLFGDVWERAELSPRDRSLVTVSVLAALYRSEQLPYHLAVALENGLTVEELSEAITHLAFYAGWPNAMTAINQLKKIADELAS